One segment of Leptospirillum ferrooxidans C2-3 DNA contains the following:
- a CDS encoding circularly permuted type 2 ATP-grasp protein encodes MNKTETPQKTPSPTIFDEMFSPEKTPRPAYEVFQRWMDKVDISILHHKQAEAEALFKRLGITFSLYGAEQSGERQIPFDIIPRIFSRSEWRILSNGSCQRIRAINAFLYDIYHGREIIRAGIIPESQIMGNSLYRKELENVTPPGGVYVHIAGVDIVRVSPHEFYVLEDNLRTPSGASYMLENRSMMMRLFPEVFDLMNIAPVDHYPQTLLHTLQELLRSQHGNQSPCSVLLTPGVYNSAYFEHAFLAEQMGVELVEGQDLFVSNDKVYMRTTQGSQQVDIIYRRIDDDFLDPKYFRKDSMIGVAGLLDAYRAGNILLANALGTGVADDKSTYTFVPKMIDFYLGEKPLLKNVETYCLSNHEDLQYVLDHISELVVKEVGGSGGYGMLVGPASSKKEIEDYRKRILADPANFIAQPTLSLSTCPTFVNSGIAPRHVDLRPFVLSGTGVSMIPGGLTRVALKEGSLVVNSSQGGGTKDTWILEEE; translated from the coding sequence ATGAACAAGACAGAGACCCCACAAAAAACACCTTCTCCAACAATCTTTGACGAGATGTTTTCTCCAGAAAAGACACCCAGGCCGGCCTATGAGGTTTTTCAAAGGTGGATGGACAAGGTCGATATTTCCATCCTTCATCACAAACAGGCTGAAGCGGAGGCCCTTTTCAAGCGTCTCGGCATCACCTTTTCTCTCTATGGAGCCGAACAGTCCGGGGAACGTCAAATCCCCTTCGATATCATCCCAAGAATTTTCTCAAGATCGGAATGGAGAATCCTTTCGAACGGATCCTGTCAGAGAATCAGGGCGATCAACGCTTTTCTTTACGATATTTATCACGGTAGGGAAATCATCCGGGCGGGCATTATTCCCGAGTCCCAGATTATGGGAAATTCCCTCTACAGAAAAGAGCTGGAAAATGTCACCCCTCCCGGCGGTGTTTATGTTCACATTGCCGGAGTGGATATCGTAAGGGTTTCCCCCCATGAGTTCTATGTCCTGGAAGACAATTTGAGAACTCCCTCGGGTGCTTCGTACATGCTTGAGAACAGGAGCATGATGATGCGTCTCTTTCCCGAGGTCTTCGATCTGATGAACATCGCCCCGGTAGACCATTACCCCCAGACTCTCCTTCACACGCTTCAGGAGCTTCTCAGAAGCCAGCACGGAAATCAGTCCCCCTGCTCGGTCCTTCTCACACCGGGTGTTTACAATAGCGCTTATTTTGAGCATGCCTTCCTCGCGGAGCAAATGGGTGTCGAGCTCGTTGAGGGTCAGGATCTTTTCGTGTCAAACGATAAGGTGTACATGAGAACGACCCAGGGGTCCCAGCAGGTCGATATCATTTACCGCCGTATCGACGATGATTTTCTTGATCCGAAATATTTCAGGAAAGACTCCATGATCGGGGTAGCGGGTCTTCTTGATGCCTATCGGGCTGGTAACATCCTTCTTGCAAATGCTTTGGGGACTGGTGTCGCAGACGACAAGTCGACCTATACATTTGTTCCGAAGATGATCGATTTCTATCTGGGAGAAAAGCCCCTTTTGAAGAATGTCGAGACCTATTGTCTATCGAATCATGAGGATCTTCAGTATGTTCTTGATCATATTTCGGAGCTGGTTGTTAAGGAAGTGGGTGGATCCGGGGGGTACGGGATGCTGGTCGGCCCGGCGAGCTCCAAAAAAGAGATCGAGGACTACCGGAAAAGAATCCTTGCGGATCCGGCCAACTTTATTGCCCAGCCAACTCTTTCTCTGTCCACTTGTCCGACCTTCGTAAACTCCGGGATCGCGCCAAGACATGTCGACCTCAGGCCATTTGTCCTGTCGGGAACCGGGGTGTCGATGATTCCGGGAGGGCTGACCCGGGTGGCCCTCAAGGAAGGCTCTCTGGTTGTTAATTCTTCTCAGGGTGGCGGGACAAAGGACACATGGATTCTGGAGGAGGAATGA
- a CDS encoding proteasome-type protease, with amino-acid sequence MTYCAAMMMDKGLVFGSDSRTNAGVDNISIYSKMKVYERPGDRVIVILTSGNLSITQATLSNLDRRAHSGDGRETLWSAPSMFDVASVVGEVLREVQAKDGPHLIKNYIDSNASFLVGGQILGEEPRLFHVYAQGNFVEATQETPYFQIGEAKYGKPIIDRLIRADTDLTDAAKCLLVSFDSTMRSNISVGLPIDLVCYRKDSLKVDMRWHILESDPYFNELRRQWSDGIRDAFSKLSNLEEKPS; translated from the coding sequence ATGACCTATTGTGCGGCAATGATGATGGACAAGGGTCTTGTCTTTGGCTCTGATTCCCGGACGAATGCCGGGGTCGACAACATATCCATCTATTCGAAGATGAAGGTCTACGAGCGCCCAGGTGACCGGGTGATTGTCATCCTGACCTCCGGAAATCTTTCCATTACCCAGGCAACACTCTCCAATCTTGACCGGAGGGCCCATTCCGGGGATGGCCGTGAAACATTATGGTCCGCACCCTCGATGTTTGATGTCGCGAGTGTGGTGGGGGAGGTTTTGCGGGAGGTCCAGGCAAAAGATGGTCCCCACCTTATCAAGAACTATATCGACAGCAATGCTTCCTTTTTAGTGGGAGGACAGATTCTGGGGGAAGAGCCGCGGCTCTTTCACGTCTATGCCCAGGGAAATTTTGTGGAAGCCACCCAGGAAACCCCCTACTTCCAGATTGGCGAAGCCAAGTACGGGAAGCCCATCATCGACCGGCTGATCAGGGCCGATACGGACTTGACCGATGCCGCAAAATGTCTTCTGGTCTCTTTTGACTCGACCATGAGAAGCAATATATCTGTCGGGCTTCCCATCGATCTCGTGTGCTACAGAAAGGATTCCCTGAAAGTCGACATGAGATGGCACATCCTTGAATCGGACCCCTATTTCAATGAATTGAGGAGGCAATGGTCCGACGGTATACGGGACGCTTTTTCAAAGCTTTCCAATCTTGAGGAAAAACCCTCCTAG
- a CDS encoding alpha-E domain-containing protein has product MLSRTASNVYWMARYMERAQNTARVLNIMYIMSLIPHEKNPDFTEWNAPLNITDTRESFLSRYKSVTPRNVLLFMGFDQDNPVSIYASLRRARENARGVRGTITSEMWESINDTWLDYQSFQAKAKNEADLRPIFDWVKQRAHLFNGITHGTILQDESFHFIQLGTSIERADSTARIVDVKYHILLPDPKDIGGAADYYQWGALLRSLSAFTAFRKIYQQSITPMKVAEFLLLREDLPRSLHACLDQVVGTLSMIGGRSGGEVRRIAGEIHARLHFSRIEDIFKVGLHEYIDDFLKRIEALSNEIQQVYFSPEAHSGPTMQGRFQ; this is encoded by the coding sequence ATGCTCAGCAGAACCGCATCAAATGTTTACTGGATGGCAAGATATATGGAAAGAGCCCAGAACACGGCCAGGGTTCTCAACATCATGTATATCATGTCCTTGATACCCCATGAAAAGAACCCCGACTTTACCGAATGGAACGCTCCCCTGAACATCACGGATACCCGTGAGTCCTTTTTGAGCCGGTACAAAAGCGTGACACCCAGAAATGTTCTTCTGTTCATGGGCTTTGATCAGGACAACCCGGTCAGTATCTATGCAAGTCTCAGACGGGCGAGGGAAAATGCGAGGGGGGTCCGGGGAACTATCACCTCGGAAATGTGGGAAAGCATCAATGACACATGGCTTGATTATCAAAGCTTTCAGGCGAAAGCCAAGAATGAAGCCGATTTACGGCCGATTTTTGACTGGGTCAAACAAAGGGCACACCTGTTTAATGGAATTACGCACGGAACCATTCTTCAAGACGAAAGCTTCCATTTCATCCAGCTGGGAACATCGATTGAGAGGGCCGACAGTACAGCCCGAATCGTCGATGTCAAATACCATATTCTTCTTCCGGACCCGAAAGATATCGGAGGTGCGGCGGACTATTACCAGTGGGGTGCCCTTTTGAGATCCCTCAGTGCGTTTACGGCCTTTCGAAAAATCTACCAGCAGTCGATCACCCCGATGAAGGTGGCCGAGTTCCTTCTTCTCAGGGAAGATCTGCCCCGCTCCCTTCATGCCTGTCTCGACCAGGTTGTGGGAACACTTTCCATGATCGGCGGACGTTCGGGTGGAGAGGTTCGCAGAATTGCCGGGGAAATCCATGCCAGGTTGCATTTTTCCCGGATTGAGGACATTTTTAAAGTGGGGCTTCATGAATACATTGATGATTTTCTGAAAAGGATCGAGGCTCTTTCTAACGAGATCCAGCAGGTTTACTTCTCTCCGGAAGCCCATAGCGGCCCAACCATGCAAGGACGGTTTCAATGA